One window of Campylobacter avium LMG 24591 genomic DNA carries:
- a CDS encoding type II toxin-antitoxin system YafQ family toxin has translation MKDFDRVQLNESEFNNFINYLALLSNDIPLPKQARDHALLGEYKDSREFHIGSDMLVIYMVDGDVIKLLRIGTHAKLFK, from the coding sequence ATCAAGGATTTTGATAGAGTACAATTAAATGAAAGCGAGTTTAATAATTTCATCAATTATCTTGCTCTTTTAAGTAATGATATACCCTTGCCAAAACAAGCAAGAGATCACGCCCTTTTGGGAGAATACAAAGACTCAAGGGAATTTCACATAGGCAGCGATATGCTTGTAATTTATATGGTGGATGGTGATGTTATAAAGCTTTTAAGAATAGGCACACACGCAAAACTTTTTAAATAA
- a CDS encoding putative metalloprotease CJM1_0395 family protein: MQITANSYYNNSYSFDKKTEQKQENTENSKNENSQETKNENELSPAERTLVSRLQVIDAKVRAHEMAHVAAGGGLTGAATYSYTKGPDNKMYATAGEVSISTTEGNTPQETIAKARQIQAAAMAPSDPSPQDYKVAASAMQMEIEARAELVRIKAEENKEKNEAIKQKDETLRKDDKEMSSEEKASIARVYVSSENSSSFSLAV, translated from the coding sequence ATGCAAATTACGGCAAATTCTTATTACAACAACTCCTATTCTTTTGATAAAAAAACCGAACAAAAACAAGAAAATACCGAAAATTCAAAGAATGAAAATTCGCAAGAAACAAAAAACGAAAACGAGCTAAGCCCTGCCGAAAGAACCTTAGTAAGCAGACTTCAAGTCATTGATGCCAAGGTAAGGGCTCATGAGATGGCTCATGTCGCTGCTGGTGGCGGTTTAACCGGTGCTGCTACTTATAGCTACACCAAAGGACCTGATAATAAAATGTACGCCACAGCAGGCGAGGTCTCAATCTCAACCACCGAGGGCAACACCCCGCAAGAAACAATAGCCAAAGCAAGACAAATTCAAGCAGCAGCCATGGCACCAAGCGATCCTAGTCCGCAGGATTACAAGGTGGCTGCAAGTGCTATGCAAATGGAGATAGAAGCCAGGGCGGAGTTAGTTAGGATTAAAGCAGAGGAAAACAAGGAAAAAAACGAAGCTATAAAACAAAAAGATGAAACGCTTAGAAAGGATGATAAAGAAATGAGTAGCGAAGAAAAAGCCAGCATAGCAAGGGTTTATGTAAGCAGTGAAAATTCTAGCTCATTTTCTTTAGCGGTATAA
- a CDS encoding MFS transporter, whose translation MLLCLAIFSLASFLSIFANAFWQYLFLRGLVGIFHPIYCALAFSIAAKSAANPKDAPKEVAKVFAGVSAGMVLGVPMGSYLGGNFSYELSQAFFCLLSALTFIVTLFLGLLGIVLRLRIGTKLS comes from the coding sequence ATGCTTCTTTGTCTAGCAATTTTCAGCCTCGCATCTTTTCTTTCTATATTTGCGAATGCCTTTTGGCAATATTTGTTTTTAAGAGGGCTAGTGGGTATTTTTCACCCTATTTACTGTGCTCTAGCCTTTAGCATAGCGGCAAAATCAGCAGCCAATCCAAAAGACGCTCCAAAAGAAGTGGCTAAGGTCTTTGCAGGAGTTTCTGCTGGTATGGTTTTGGGTGTGCCTATGGGAAGTTACTTAGGAGGGAATTTCTCTTACGAGCTTTCACAAGCTTTCTTTTGCTTACTTAGTGCTTTGACATTTATCGTAACACTCTTTTTGGGCTTACTTGGCATAGTATTAAGGCTTAGAATTGGCACAAAACTATCTTAG
- a CDS encoding NTP/NDP exchange transporter, whose product MNNILYKFFSVNTKELALLAYSFFFMFLLFASYAILRPLRDALGLEGDTVDLKWLFLATFILIILASLAAMWISSRLKRMFYINAIFIFFISNLFIFYIAMQTISSDSVYFLWLCRSFYVWVSIFNLFIISSAWSLLADVFTKDFSKRMFAMIAAGASLGNIMGAYLVSVLAASITVDLFIFISILFLLFSLILKKLIISEGFKFNDKVSFEDKFQKPIGSKNPFEGFKLIIKSKYLMALLGFILLLTSVSTFLYMEQARMIFDMFPTREARIQAFANIDLIVQSLSFFIQIFLTAKIVQFFGIKWLLSLLGFVLTVVFVIMALMHYGGLAEKPESSGGIYGGYGGYKEPIHRLFDSLVSEPETTYFYPIVLIIAMVIRRVGEYALVKPGREMLFVPLDSDSKYKVKNFLDTVVYRGGDALSSQLEGALAKISIALTLFAGAFISFIWGLLGLFLSRSYEKNKY is encoded by the coding sequence TTGAATAATATTTTATATAAATTTTTTTCTGTAAATACCAAAGAATTAGCCTTGCTTGCCTATTCTTTCTTTTTTATGTTTTTGCTTTTTGCTTCTTATGCTATCTTAAGACCATTGCGAGATGCCTTAGGTTTGGAAGGCGATACAGTAGATCTTAAGTGGCTTTTTCTAGCAACCTTTATACTAATCATACTAGCTTCCTTAGCTGCTATGTGGATTAGCTCTCGACTAAAAAGAATGTTTTATATCAATGCTATTTTTATATTTTTTATATCAAATTTATTTATCTTTTACATTGCTATGCAAACAATTAGCAGCGATAGTGTGTATTTTTTATGGCTTTGTAGAAGTTTTTATGTGTGGGTGTCTATTTTTAATCTCTTTATCATATCTTCTGCTTGGAGTTTATTAGCTGATGTTTTTACTAAGGATTTTAGCAAGAGAATGTTTGCTATGATAGCTGCTGGAGCATCTTTGGGAAACATAATGGGTGCTTATTTGGTCTCTGTGCTTGCTGCTTCTATCACTGTTGATTTGTTTATCTTTATTTCTATTTTGTTCTTACTCTTTTCTTTGATACTTAAGAAATTAATCATAAGTGAGGGCTTTAAATTTAACGACAAAGTAAGCTTTGAGGATAAATTTCAAAAGCCTATAGGCTCTAAAAATCCCTTTGAGGGCTTTAAGCTCATAATAAAATCAAAATACCTAATGGCTTTACTTGGCTTTATACTACTTTTAACCTCTGTTAGCACATTTTTATATATGGAACAAGCAAGAATGATATTTGATATGTTTCCAACAAGAGAAGCAAGAATTCAAGCCTTTGCAAACATAGATTTAATAGTGCAAAGCCTTAGCTTTTTTATACAAATTTTTCTAACGGCTAAGATAGTGCAGTTTTTCGGCATAAAATGGCTGCTTTCTTTGCTTGGCTTTGTTCTAACTGTTGTTTTTGTAATAATGGCTTTAATGCACTATGGAGGACTCGCTGAAAAACCAGAATCTAGTGGTGGAATTTATGGTGGCTACGGTGGCTACAAAGAACCAATACATAGGCTTTTTGATAGTTTGGTTTCAGAGCCAGAAACTACTTATTTTTACCCTATAGTATTAATAATAGCTATGGTTATAAGAAGGGTTGGAGAATACGCACTTGTAAAACCCGGACGAGAAATGCTTTTCGTGCCTCTTGATTCTGATTCAAAATACAAGGTAAAGAATTTCTTAGACACCGTTGTGTATAGAGGAGGAGATGCACTATCCTCACAACTTGAAGGTGCCTTAGCAAAGATAAGCATTGCTTTAACATTATTTGCGGGAGCCTTTATTAGCTTTATTTGGGGACTTTTAGGTTTATTTTTATCTAGGAGTTATGAAAAAAACAAATACTAA
- a CDS encoding ankyrin repeat domain-containing protein, whose amino-acid sequence MINLEYIKKMSFEEKDSLQKELWHLISSNNIKETRNFLKDFKLEDIFYENSFDFEEEPMFNSALSLYQACLAYEKTKNFDMLNFLLSYGLKASDSDGENNVLQYYIKFGGSDVNLIGFLLDKKASFESLGKDGWSIIHNCANYQKTQALALIAKFGANMEARTDVKYKNENIKQTPLMIAAASKEQP is encoded by the coding sequence ATGATAAATTTAGAATACATAAAAAAGATGAGTTTTGAGGAAAAAGATTCCTTGCAAAAAGAGCTTTGGCACTTAATTTCTAGCAACAACATAAAGGAAACAAGAAATTTTTTAAAGGATTTTAAGCTAGAGGACATCTTTTATGAAAATAGTTTTGACTTTGAGGAAGAGCCTATGTTTAACTCTGCTCTTAGCCTGTATCAAGCTTGTTTAGCCTATGAAAAAACTAAGAATTTTGATATGTTAAATTTTTTGCTTTCTTACGGTTTAAAAGCCAGTGATAGCGACGGAGAGAACAACGTTTTACAATATTATATAAAATTTGGCGGAAGCGATGTGAATTTGATTGGGTTTTTGCTTGATAAGAAGGCTAGTTTTGAAAGTTTAGGCAAGGACGGCTGGAGCATTATACACAACTGTGCGAACTACCAAAAGACGCAAGCCTTGGCCTTAATAGCTAAATTTGGAGCCAATATGGAAGCAAGAACTGATGTTAAATACAAGAATGAAAACATAAAACAAACTCCTTTGATGATAGCAGCTGCCTCTAAAGAACAGCCCTAG
- a CDS encoding type II toxin-antitoxin system RelB/DinJ family antitoxin yields MSKSNMINVTFRMSREDKQEFERIVNTMGLNLSSAFNVFAKAVINENKVPFSIKGAKVPNEATKRAIENARNNENLEEVTIEQLKKEYAELKKKWEKE; encoded by the coding sequence ATGTCAAAAAGTAATATGATAAATGTAACTTTTAGGATGAGTAGAGAGGATAAGCAAGAATTTGAACGCATTGTAAATACTATGGGCTTAAATCTTAGCTCGGCTTTTAATGTTTTTGCTAAGGCTGTGATAAACGAAAACAAAGTGCCATTTAGCATTAAAGGAGCTAAAGTGCCAAACGAAGCCACAAAAAGAGCGATTGAAAATGCTAGAAATAATGAAAATTTAGAAGAAGTTACTATAGAACAGCTAAAAAAAGAATATGCTGAGCTTAAAAAGAAATGGGAAAAAGAATGA
- a CDS encoding autotransporter outer membrane beta-barrel domain-containing protein, with protein sequence MTNTAKIYTTDFTLNDSATMNFVGGDTGFGYINASSSANFNGVTNFQLIGAIAKNDNMSYLFLESKDVSGNIKEGSVTVYDNYGNPLSDSGYTSNIVKVGDKYFLVFGEANNEGNENYPNANAQPPGGHLAGYENGIQPDGDTEGGDNQGGNEGGSDDKPITPSPSTPPTYDNPKDAIHSALKDAFIISDNYVGKAVNDIEKQFALMQDERKTYQGNLIYHNMLGRIAHLSSRNNNIAFNRNTNNYALSKSNSRIETEGMYLDRFNYSLGLYSRVYMPYSLELDVLGYYANNHNKYDRIFAGLSLHQGDYKRHNIGAQARLGYRFEFKNEHSLKPYLGILGSYYHMPSYKENGILPISRSTNTFTSLYGVL encoded by the coding sequence TTGACAAACACAGCTAAAATTTATACAACAGATTTTACTTTAAATGATAGTGCCACTATGAATTTCGTAGGAGGAGATACAGGCTTTGGTTATATAAATGCCTCATCTTCTGCTAATTTTAATGGCGTAACTAACTTTCAACTCATAGGGGCAATTGCTAAAAATGATAATATGTCTTATCTTTTTCTAGAAAGTAAGGATGTTAGTGGCAATATAAAAGAAGGTTCTGTAACTGTGTATGATAATTATGGAAATCCTCTTTCTGATTCTGGCTACACCTCAAATATAGTTAAGGTGGGAGATAAATACTTCTTAGTATTCGGCGAAGCAAATAATGAGGGGAATGAAAATTACCCTAATGCAAATGCTCAGCCTCCCGGAGGACACTTAGCCGGTTATGAAAATGGAATTCAACCGGACGGCGATACTGAAGGCGGAGACAATCAAGGCGGAAATGAGGGCGGTAGCGATGATAAACCTATAACACCAAGTCCAAGTACACCACCAACTTATGACAACCCCAAAGACGCTATACACTCAGCACTTAAAGATGCCTTTATAATATCTGATAATTATGTAGGAAAGGCTGTAAATGATATAGAAAAACAATTTGCTTTAATGCAAGATGAAAGAAAAACATATCAAGGGAATTTAATATATCATAATATGTTAGGTAGAATTGCTCATCTTAGTAGTAGAAATAATAATATTGCTTTTAATAGAAATACTAATAATTATGCACTTTCTAAAAGTAACTCTCGTATAGAAACTGAAGGAATGTATTTAGATAGATTTAACTATAGTTTAGGTTTATACTCAAGAGTTTATATGCCATATTCACTTGAGCTTGATGTATTAGGATACTATGCAAATAATCATAATAAATACGATAGAATTTTTGCTGGTTTAAGTCTTCATCAAGGAGATTATAAAAGACATAATATAGGAGCACAAGCTAGACTTGGATATAGATTTGAATTTAAAAATGAACATAGTTTAAAACCTTATCTTGGTATATTAGGAAGTTATTATCATATGCCTTCTTATAAAGAAAATGGAATACTACCTATAAGCAGAAGCACAAATACTTTTACAAGCTTATATGGTGTTTTATAG
- a CDS encoding HIT family protein, with protein MFYESKNLYLEEEKSQIPWIKIFTKKPYKELSECPSFLQKELFEMTLFCEKTLLSFYKPDKINIASFANYVPRVHIHVMARFKNDAFFPECMWGKQQRELVDLNLASFGDFVSFFKAELEKNELRVQY; from the coding sequence ATGTTTTATGAGAGCAAAAATTTGTATTTAGAAGAGGAAAAATCCCAAATTCCTTGGATAAAAATTTTTACAAAAAAGCCTTATAAAGAGCTTAGCGAGTGCCCGTCTTTTTTGCAAAAAGAGCTTTTTGAGATGACACTTTTTTGCGAGAAAACCTTGCTTAGTTTTTACAAGCCCGATAAAATCAACATCGCCTCCTTTGCAAACTATGTTCCAAGAGTGCATATACACGTAATGGCTAGGTTTAAAAATGACGCCTTTTTTCCTGAGTGCATGTGGGGCAAGCAGCAAAGGGAGCTTGTGGATTTAAATTTAGCTAGTTTTGGTGATTTTGTATCATTTTTTAAGGCAGAGCTTGAAAAAAATGAATTGAGAGTTCAATATTAA
- the cutA gene encoding divalent-cation tolerance protein CutA produces the protein MPILIQSTVSSKKQAQKLAHKLCKKHLAACVQIHKIKSSYFWQDKFCKESEFILNIKSKKKAYKKIVKFMEKNHPYEVPEIIAFKIDRLNKAYKKWLKNSCKNKF, from the coding sequence ATGCCCATCTTGATACAAAGCACGGTTTCTAGCAAAAAACAAGCACAAAAATTAGCCCATAAGCTTTGCAAAAAACACCTAGCCGCTTGTGTGCAAATTCATAAAATAAAAAGCTCTTATTTTTGGCAAGATAAATTTTGCAAGGAAAGCGAATTTATTTTAAATATAAAAAGCAAAAAGAAAGCCTACAAAAAAATAGTCAAATTTATGGAGAAAAACCACCCTTACGAAGTCCCTGAAATTATCGCTTTTAAGATAGATAGGCTAAATAAAGCTTATAAAAAATGGCTAAAAAATTCCTGTAAGAATAAATTTTAA
- a CDS encoding ABC transporter substrate-binding protein — MLRILFTIFSLFAFSFAKSPQNTIIIAVENEPLRLNPLFSEDHDSALALIFSGLTRFDENMNIRPDLAKSWTISKDGLVYEFDLRDDVFWHDGVKFSAEDVEFTLKSLLDKRLNAPTKVNFKDIKDVEILSDTKIKITLSRPFPAFLDALSMGMIPKHILQNKDLNKASFNQKPIGTGAFKVKAWKQGQYMELVANENFHLGEVKSKKLILKLIKDTKIAALELKSLNVDVALIDFESVNDFKNDKNFTVLMEKSADYRALMFNFNNEFLKDLNVRKALNHAVNKELIVKNLLHNIAVVANEPLQRSWAAYEGFKSQYNYDTKKANEYLQKAGFVKNADNFYEKDGKVLEFELYAMSNDPLRVALVNILVSDFNKIGVKAKGVAKPAGSFDYTKVDAFLVGWGSPYDPDFHTYRVFTSNADWNFGSYSDKKVDESLLKARNTLDKKLRKKEYQTFIKSLDENPPFVFIAYIDYPLAFNKNIKGIKTYTLGHHGVGFAYNAWEWSK, encoded by the coding sequence TTGCTTAGAATTTTATTTACCATATTTTCATTATTTGCTTTTTCCTTTGCAAAAAGCCCTCAAAATACCATTATAATAGCGGTTGAAAACGAACCTTTAAGACTAAATCCACTTTTTAGCGAGGACCATGATAGTGCCTTGGCTCTCATTTTTTCAGGGCTTACTCGCTTTGATGAAAACATGAACATAAGGCCTGATTTGGCTAAGTCTTGGACTATCAGTAAAGATGGGCTGGTGTATGAGTTTGACTTAAGAGATGATGTTTTTTGGCATGATGGGGTGAAATTTAGTGCGGAAGATGTTGAATTTACTTTAAAAAGTTTGCTAGATAAGAGGCTAAACGCTCCGACTAAGGTAAATTTTAAGGATATAAAAGATGTTGAAATTCTAAGCGATACTAAGATTAAAATCACTCTTTCAAGACCTTTTCCGGCGTTTTTAGACGCTTTAAGTATGGGTATGATACCTAAGCATATCCTGCAAAATAAGGACTTAAACAAGGCTTCTTTTAACCAAAAGCCCATAGGAACGGGGGCTTTTAAGGTCAAAGCCTGGAAACAAGGGCAATACATGGAGCTTGTCGCGAATGAGAATTTTCATCTAGGAGAGGTAAAGTCAAAGAAACTCATACTAAAACTCATCAAAGATACCAAAATAGCAGCCCTTGAGCTTAAGAGCCTCAATGTAGATGTTGCATTGATAGACTTTGAAAGCGTAAATGACTTTAAAAATGATAAAAATTTCACGGTCTTAATGGAAAAATCAGCTGATTACAGAGCCTTGATGTTTAATTTTAACAACGAATTTTTAAAGGATTTAAATGTAAGAAAGGCTTTAAATCATGCCGTAAATAAAGAACTCATAGTAAAGAATTTGCTGCACAATATAGCTGTGGTGGCAAATGAACCGCTACAAAGGTCCTGGGCTGCTTATGAGGGCTTTAAATCCCAATACAACTATGATACAAAAAAGGCTAATGAGTATTTGCAAAAGGCTGGTTTTGTAAAGAATGCTGATAATTTTTACGAAAAAGATGGCAAGGTGCTGGAATTTGAACTTTACGCCATGAGCAACGACCCTTTAAGAGTGGCGCTTGTAAATATCTTGGTAAGCGATTTTAACAAGATAGGAGTTAAGGCAAAGGGCGTTGCAAAACCTGCTGGAAGCTTTGATTATACAAAAGTTGATGCGTTTTTGGTGGGTTGGGGCAGTCCGTATGACCCTGATTTTCACACTTATAGGGTTTTTACAAGCAACGCGGATTGGAATTTCGGCTCATACAGCGATAAAAAAGTAGATGAAAGCTTGCTAAAAGCAAGAAACACCTTGGATAAAAAGCTAAGAAAAAAAGAATACCAAACTTTCATAAAATCCCTAGATGAAAACCCTCCTTTCGTATTCATAGCCTATATTGACTATCCTTTGGCCTTTAACAAAAACATAAAAGGAATTAAAACATACACCCTAGGACACCATGGCGTAGGCTTTGCTTACAACGCGTGGGAGTGGAGCAAGTAA
- the map gene encoding type I methionyl aminopeptidase produces MIEIKNLNEIQKLREANKIVALTLDFLEENIKEGMSLIQISDMAEDFILRHGAKPSFKGLYGFKGAICISLNSVCIHGEPDDTKIKEGDILGLDVGTFKDGFYGDAARTIAIGKISKKDEELIACAKDALYYAIDIIKAGMRFKELSKAIEDFIVKRGFVPLRGYCGHGIGSKPHCEPEIPNYLEPGVNVKSGEKIKNGMVFCVEPMICQKDGTPVHLIPNWNVASKDGLNTAHYEHCLAIVNSKAEILSQI; encoded by the coding sequence ATGATAGAGATAAAAAATTTAAACGAAATTCAAAAACTAAGAGAAGCAAATAAAATAGTTGCTTTGACGCTTGATTTTTTAGAGGAAAACATCAAAGAGGGCATGAGCTTGATACAAATTAGCGATATGGCTGAGGATTTCATACTAAGGCATGGTGCAAAGCCTTCATTTAAAGGGCTTTACGGCTTTAAGGGCGCTATATGTATATCCTTAAATTCAGTGTGTATACACGGAGAGCCAGATGATACCAAGATAAAAGAGGGTGATATTTTAGGGCTTGATGTGGGAACTTTTAAAGATGGTTTTTATGGAGATGCCGCAAGAACCATAGCTATTGGTAAAATTTCAAAGAAAGATGAGGAGCTGATAGCCTGTGCTAAGGATGCCTTGTACTATGCTATCGATATAATCAAAGCCGGCATGAGATTTAAAGAACTTTCAAAGGCTATAGAGGACTTCATAGTAAAAAGGGGCTTTGTGCCACTTAGAGGATACTGTGGACACGGCATAGGAAGCAAACCTCACTGCGAGCCTGAAATTCCAAATTACCTAGAACCTGGCGTCAATGTAAAAAGCGGAGAAAAGATAAAAAATGGCATGGTTTTTTGCGTGGAGCCTATGATTTGCCAAAAGGACGGCACCCCTGTACATCTCATACCTAATTGGAATGTAGCAAGCAAAGACGGACTAAACACCGCTCATTACGAACACTGTCTAGCCATAGTAAATTCCAAGGCTGAAATACTATCTCAAATTTAA
- a CDS encoding methyl-accepting chemotaxis protein, whose protein sequence is MAALINEGIKATQINLLSLNAAIEAARAGEHGRGFAVVADEVRKLAESTQKSLAQIEANSTSLVQSIIETSSVVNSQTQAMQNVSNIANKISTASAENINLIKNFQEIAKEISEMSNNMKDEIKSKKF, encoded by the coding sequence ATGGCTGCATTGATAAATGAGGGCATTAAAGCCACCCAAATCAACCTCCTTTCACTTAACGCAGCCATTGAAGCTGCACGTGCGGGAGAACACGGGCGTGGCTTTGCTGTGGTGGCTGATGAGGTAAGAAAGTTAGCAGAATCAACCCAAAAATCCTTAGCGCAAATTGAAGCAAACAGCACGAGCTTGGTGCAAAGCATTATAGAAACTAGTTCTGTGGTAAATTCTCAAACACAGGCTATGCAAAATGTAAGCAACATAGCTAATAAAATTTCCACCGCCTCGGCAGAAAACATAAATTTAATTAAGAATTTCCAAGAAATAGCAAAAGAAATTAGCGAAATGTCAAACAATATGAAGGATGAAATTAAGAGTAAAAAATTCTAA